GGCGGTCTCTAAAAGAGAACCGGATTCGGAGGGTCTGCTGGATAGACTTGCGCTGCATTTGAAGGAAGACGAGTTGAACTCTTTGCAAAACCAATACGAAGAGCATCTCGAAGACTTGAAACTTATGAACGTGGTGCTTTCAAGGCTCTCTAATAAGTCTACGGGACTGATTACCACCATTGGAGCAGCTTCGTTGACTTCGGATCGGAAGAACCCGCTGCTCTATAACTTGCTCACCGACAGATCGCTgatttcatcatcattacCACGGTTCAAAAACAATCCCAGCTACAGCGACGATGGCCATTGCTGGTACGAAATTTCAAATGAATCACAGGAGGGTGACGACGCTACCCCCAGGGAAAAGAATCAGGAAGATGCTGTACTTGTCACGACggtgttcaagaagggtGTTCATATCAAAACGTTCTCTTATGATACTCTGACACAGTTCAACAGCGTAGGCCTGCCGAATAAATTCTACAAAAAGAGCGAACCTGCCGACCAACACTGCGATGAGGGATTGAAAGTGAATGTTACCAAGCTTAAACAAATATTGGACCAGAGCTTTGGTCGCTCACTAGACCTGGAACATTATTTGAACCGTATCAATGGCCGAATAGCATCTATAATTGTGATCGGTGATTACGAGGGAATTGCTATTTTGACAAATGAGGGACCACCAGACAATTCTTTTGTGTATCTAGACAAATTTGCCGTCTTGCCACATTTGAAAGGCTCGCTTGGGATATCGGATATTATATTCAATTTGATGTTCAAATACTTCCCTAAGGAACTACTGTGGAGAAGCAGGAGCGATAATATAGTCAACAAGTGGTACTTTCAAAGGAGCGTAGgcgttcttgatctctcCATCGATCTGTCCAATGGCAATAGAAAGAAAAGTCAATTTAAACTGTTCTATCACGGAGATCCTGGCGCAAATGAGGATCCTTTCCAAAATAAAGACAGGCTGATAGAGTATGCGACGTACATTCGTGACATCAGTCCTAGCTGGGCTAAGTAAACATTGGCAGTCGCTTTAAAACTTCTTGCATATCCATATTTATTCTGTTTAACAACAGCGGTCAACTACTGACCTAATTGCTCCCTTATGAAGGCCCATTCCTGATTCCAAGTCTCCCTTCTGTAGTTTCGCCGTATATTTGGAACATTGTGTCTAGCGGACGTATCAACTTCTCTGTCATACCATTTGTTTACGTATCCCACGTTGTCTACCTGAAATGGTGTCCTCCTCCTAACACCGACACCAATCCAATGAGCCTTGTAAAAGCCTTCATAGCTGCTGCATAGCACACTTGTCCGGGACAGCTCGCAGAGATCTGCAGCATTCAGCAAATATATGCTTGCTGCGACACTATACTCTTCAATCATCGGCTCCATCGTGTATGAACTGTTGAATAGAACCGATTTAGAGGATAACGAGACCTTCATACCCATTTTGAACATATTCATGAATGGGTTCGTAGTGTAGGTCGATTGCTCTTCCTTTGTGATATCCCTCGTAGCTTTCTTATGCGTATCTCCAAGAAGGGTGAagacttcttcttgtgagGTTTGAGAAGCTACACTGgatactgaagaaagaggcgAAGCGATGACTGGGATCTGACATAGATAGAACAGATAAGTTATGAGCGGGGTACTGTCACAGATCGCCTCGGCCTGCAAGAGTCCAGCGTCACATAGCATGAAGTTGCAAATCAGAGATTCGAATTGATCAGTAAAATTTAGGTCAGATCCTGCTTGAGATGTTCGATTCAGTAAAGTGGAGCAATCGTTTCTAAGGCAAATAGTGCTTAGATTTTTTTTGTACCGCATAGAGTTCAATCTGGCCAATTGGGCAAAAATATAGTACATGTAGTAACTGATCGGGGGATTATCACCTTTAGCTGACCAATCTCGAGGCACTGCGTTGATGTCCGCAAAATCTTGCCATAGATAGTCATCCGTGGAACTAACCACCAAGTCAAGGCAGCCAACATTCATCAGAAAGAAATCTAGCCCAATGTTGTTACCTTTCTCATTTTCAAATAGTGgatcaaagatcaaatcgaGGTAGTCTTGGAAGTTCCCGACCCTCTCTAGATGGAAAAGTTTGGTAAAGACCCTCGACAACCGAACGTTCCAACGAATATTATGAGAAACTAACTTCCACTTGATAATCCATCTTGAGAATTTTTCCCACCAGGAACCCTCATTAGGATGATAAAACTGAAAATCGACGGATATTTGAGCAAGCTGATACTTAGATTTCTCCAAAGTGTGAACACAATAAAGGATAAAGATTTCAGCCAAATACTCTCCATCTAAATAGTTGTCAaattccaagaagatcttggccaGTAAATAGAAACGTAACTCCTTACCGGTTAACACCTTTTCAGCATCAGCCGAAGGAATCAAATGTGAAGTTATCAGGTAAACGTTTCTATACCAtttcaaaaactcatcGTCTATAACCTTGAGCCCGATGGCCATAGGATCTCCAGGCCCCGAACCATATTCGAAAACTTGAGAGAGCGTCAGCTTCTCACCTCTGTAAGTCTTATGCACCACGCGGTGAGGCTCCACGTTTAGTTTCTCCCAGATAAACTCACTCAGTTGACGCTGCGTCGCACAACCGCTCAGTAAATAGTCTCGGTCAACCTTTCTCGAATTGTAAAAGTCTCGTAGAGGAACTCTTTTGTTTTCTAAAATTTCTGCCTTGCAGTTCAAATgttggaaaagatcaaacttATTCACCAGATACTTAATTCGTTTCTGGGCGATCTCAGATAACGGTGAGCACCGTGCAATTTCAGCCAATGTTAGAAAATCGTCCCTGAACTCCTGAAACGTTGGAAGGTTACTATAATCAAGTGCAGTCACTCGACGACGATACTTTCGCTTATGGGCTTCAAACTTTTCCTTGAAATGATCCAGTTCGAAGAGTTCTCCGGTGTAATGCACTCTACCCAGCCGCTTGGGAACTCCAAGTTCTTCCTGCCTCATGTACTGATCTTCTGTGGGAGACGGGAAATAGTATCCCGGCTTAACTGGGCCACCAACTTGCTCATCATCGGAGCTATCCGGTTGATTTTCGTTAAGTCGCTTGTCCTTATCAAACTTCCAAAACTTAGGCAAGGGTTTTGGATATAGAAACATCTTATCAAGGTCATACTTGATATTTGACACAGAATCCTGCGTGGAAGCCAATATGTACTTGACTCTTATCTCTGTGAGAGCTTCAAACGACTCTTTTCCATCAATGGCATCACTCAAATATAAAGTGGAGCAATCGCTCGGTATTGGCTGGCTCGAGTGACTCCCATGTTTGGCGTAATCTTCCATTACCATGCTATgcttctcttcttgctcttctggaTCGAGATACATCGGAGAGCCCAACAACATTTGCTTATCAAAGCTCGTCGACAGAGGCATCATATCTAGGTCATCAATTGACAGCTCCTCCGGTTTATACGGGATCTTCAGCCTATTCTTTTCGATGACCTCTTTCAAGGCGCTGTTAGCAGACTTCTGATGAACCTCTTCATAGTTGTCAAACAGTAAAGATGGTCTTCGTTCACCTATCGTCATCAGCACAGTATAAGCAATGAATAATCTACTTATGTGTTCTCAGCCTCTTTCAGGAAGAGTTCAATTGCAATAGGGAAGaactttgatgaacttcGGCTTCCCTTTAACCTTGATCCAGTGGCATAAAAATCCCACAAAACACACTTAATGCCAAGCCATCATACTTATGCTGTCAATGCGGGTCCTATTGCCGAATGACCTTTGTGGTTTGACGGGCAATGTTGCTGGGAATAACTAATGTTACATGCGCTATACGGAGCCACCTTGATTCGCGTGTTGGACTGCAGAGGATCAGAACAAAGAAGCTCAGCAGTTGACCCTGTCGCTAGCAACAAAATCTGGGTTTCAAGGTTTCCAGACCATTGAACTGATTGAGCTCAAATGGGTCGTATCCTCAAGCATATTTTGCGAGTCAGTGAAAGAACTCTCGATCTGTGTTTATTCTTTGGTTCAACCGATTCTGAAGCTTCAATCATTACTTCTAGGCCAATATCTGTCTGGGAATGCGATTAACAAAGCAGTTGTCGTAACATTAGAATTCTAAAGCTTGGAACCGCTAATGCGAGCAGCTCAACAGTTTGCATACATCCCACTTAAGCGTATTGAGCGTATGGTTGCGTAAACCGAATCCAAGATGCGAATACTATATAATTATGTAGGAGTATCAATTTTGCAAATGCCGTATTAGGAGTATTTTTTGTTTTCTTTGTCAACTTTCGGAGCTCGTATGGCGCAGTGGTAGCGCAGCAGATTGCAAATCTGTTGGTCCTTAGTTCGAACCTGAGTGCGAGCTATTTAATTTTTTTTATCTCCAGCAAATAGAACTGGCCAAGAGGGAGCCTCCTGGCAGGACTAGAACTCAAAAACAGATACAAACGGGCCTTTAGGCTGCTCAATAGCCAGATTGGCCTAACCTTTGGCACTAATTGACAGTttaatcttgaaaaaattgagaCGTATATGGtgatttgacaaatttaCACCTTAGGCGCAGTGAGTTCGACGAGTTAACACAGACAAGCGATAAGTGAGGTGGTTCCAAGGAACTTAATGGTCGACAATTGATTGATTACCATTCCCTGCTTTTCATCGCGGAATTGGGACATCATGGCAGGCTGTAAGTGCTTTTTGAAGCTTACTATAACCCTATCTCTTCGTCTACTAACGACTATATTACCTTTCACTATTTGAAAAATAGATCGATTAGTGGATATTGCTAAACCATTCCTTCCTATCTTACCAGAAATAGAAATTTCTTACGAGAAGGTTCCTTTTGATGATAAAATTGTTTACACAATCTGTTCAGGTTTGATCTATCTGTTCGGCCAGTTCCCATTGGCGGCCATTTCTAAGGACGAGGTGCGAGTTCAAGACCCTCTTTATTTCCTACGTGGCGTTTTTGGCGCTGAGCCAAGAACCCTTATGGAATTTGGTCTGTTCCCCATCATCTCCAGTGGTCTGATCTTACAATTGCTTGCTGGTATGAAGTTTATTTCAGTCAATTTCAAGTTGCAGCAGGATCGTGAATTATTCCAGAGTTTGACCAAGCTCTTTGCTCTTTTGCAGTATTTTGTGTTGGCTAACATATTTATCTTCTCGGGGTACTATGGTGAGAACCTAAGCATCGTTCAAATTGGGCTTCTTAACTTGCAGTTAGTCGGTGCTGGCTTCTTTGCTATTCTGGTATCTGAAATTGTAGACAAGGGTTTCGGATTTGCTTCAGGTACGATGACTATCAACACCATTGTCATCGCAACTAACCTTATCGCGGACACTTTTGGTGTTTCGCAAGTTACCGTTGACGCCGACGGTCACAAGGAGGCTCAAGGTTCGGTTATCAATTTGCTCCAAGGCATGAGATCGAAGCACAAAACCTTCCTTGGTGGTCTGGTCTCGGCATTCAACAGAGACTACCTGCCTAACCTGAGTATGACGTTGATCGTACTTGGTATTGGTGCCACAGTTTGCTACTTACAAAGTTTCAGGCTGGAGCTTCCAATCAGATCCACTAAGGCTCGTGGTATGAACAATGTTTATCCGATTCGCTTGTTGCACATCGGTGGCCTATCGGTTACCTTCTCGTACGTTCTGCTCACAATCATCCATTTGCTTGCCTTCGTCTTGATCCAGTTGGTTGCCAGGAACGATCCAACCAGCATCATCTGCAAGGTGTTGGGACACTATGAGACCGTTAACAATCTACTGTACGTTCCAAGCTTCCCACTGTCACTTTTGACTCCACCAAGATCATTTTTCAGTGGTTTATTCCAGCAGCCTTTGACTTTCGCTGTATACAGCGGCTTCATGCTCTTCACTGGTATCTGGTTTGCCGATCAATGGCAAGCAATGTCCGGAACTTCAGCCCGCGATATCGCTGCCCAGTTCAAGGAGCAGGGCATCACATTGACTGGTCGCAGAGAACAAAGTGTTGCCAAGGAATTAGAGAAGGTTGTTCCAGTCGCTTCTACTACAGGTGCAACGCTGCTAGCTCTAGTCACCATTGTGGGTGAATTCTTAGGCTTAAAGGGCAAGGCTGCTGGTATGGTAGTGGGTGTGGCTACTGGATTCTCTTTACTTGAATTGATCTCTCTGGACTACCAGCAAAGTGGTGGCCAGAGTGCTTTGGCGCAAGTGCTTGGCGCTCCCGGTCGCTTTTAAGCTATTGGCATCAGACATTAAATGACTTTGACTCATTTTTGTAATCTAGTTCAGTGCATTCAAGCTAAGTAAATAGTTCAAGGCCGCTTTGCGCCCAATGTCAGGCTGCTTTGTCCTCCCTGAAACCAATAACCTCGACTGGTCTTACTGAACTGTACAGCTACTTATATACACGCTTGAAGATAGTTCTCAACCTCTCTCAGTATAGCACTTTGGATCAGATGCATCGCTCTGCAGCCTTCCATTTTGAATATACTCTCTCAACTTAGTGAAATAAAGCTTCGAATCGAGACTACCCTTACTGAAACCTTTGAATTGATGCTTAAGCTCAGGCACATTATGGCTCACCAAAGGCTTCAAGTCGATATTATAGTTCTTAGGAGTGACAAATGTACGCACTTTACGCCATTGAATCGTATAACCACCATATCTGGTATGTCTACCGATACCTGACGATCGAGTACCCTTATACATTGTCTTATTTCCTTGCTTCGTTGTCAGAGCTGTGCGTTTGGTACCAGATTTTGAAGCACCATAAAACAGAGTTCCATCTCTAAACTTCTTCCACGGTCTCGTCAGCAGAGTTATTGGTGACTCTCTAAAATAATTGACAGCAGTGATCCTCATCTCGTAAAAGGAATGTAACCGTTAGCAGATGGTATGCTACTGACTGCCATCAATTATCGATTCAAGTCTACTGGTTTAATACTTTCATAACGGCTACAAAGATAGTCTACGTGTGAAGTGATCGTATTAAAGTGTCCCCCAGCGGAATCGAATGGAGCGACAGGTTTGCTCAAGTGTCAGAATATGATTCCTTGACAGCATCTTTTGGCTAGAATATATCACCAGTTGACAGTTTGCTCCCTCTGATAAAGAATAACAGGGCAAAATGCAGGTTGAATATTGCTCTTGGTAGGATACAATAATCATCTTCCTACCACTCCTGCCACTACTTTGCTAGAGCGGTGGTCAACAGATATCATCATGACTGGAATCCCAATAGTTCCATAAGGGGGGGGGAACAAATTGCCCTATTCTCAGTAGTATTACACGTAGCTGGATGTGCAGAAGCGAGGGTCGTCGATGATCGACTTTAGCTCTAAAATAGAATCTTTTGATCGGAGAAATCTTCGGCTATAAAAAGACTTGAAGTGTTATAAGGCATCATTTCTCTCGATATTTTCAAAGTGATTGTTTGATTGTTTCTGCGTCACAATTTCTCTAAAACTAAAGCGAGAAAAAGATCTATTATGTGACAGACGTCTCGATTTACAGCACTGTCGCTGAGTAAAAATTCGTATTAAAGGAAGAATAAAGATATCTTAATCGATATATTAAAGCAAGAGAGCCCTTGATTTTAATCTAGGCGTATTCATTTCTCTGACAAGAGTTAAACTGCTTTGCATATAACAAAAACTTTATttttggtcaagaagactTGTGAGTTCTAATATAA
The nucleotide sequence above comes from Torulaspora globosa chromosome 6, complete sequence. Encoded proteins:
- the SSH1 gene encoding Ssh1p (ancestral locus Anc_1.303) translates to MAGYRLVDIAKPFLPILPEIEISYEKVPFDDKIVYTICSGLIYLFGQFPLAAISKDEVRVQDPLYFLRGVFGAEPRTLMEFGLFPIISSGLILQLLAGMKFISVNFKLQQDRELFQSLTKLFALLQYFVLANIFIFSGYYGENLSIVQIGLLNLQLVGAGFFAILVSEIVDKGFGFASGTMTINTIVIATNLIADTFGVSQVTVDADGHKEAQGSVINLLQGMRSKHKTFLGGLVSAFNRDYLPNLSMTLIVLGIGATVCYLQSFRLELPIRSTKARGMNNVYPIRLLHIGGLSVTFSYVLLTIIHLLAFVLIQLVARNDPTSIICKVLGHYETVNNLLYVPSFPLSLLTPPRSFFSGLFQQPLTFAVYSGFMLFTGIWFADQWQAMSGTSARDIAAQFKEQGITLTGRREQSVAKELEKVVPVASTTGATLLALVTIVGEFLGLKGKAAGMVVGVATGFSLLELISLDYQQSGGQSALAQVLGAPGRF
- the ARG2 gene encoding acetyl-CoA:L-glutamate N-acetyltransferase (ancestral locus Anc_1.301) translates to MWRQILGGGFRYDQPNAAAKKLILSVLNSTATKREAKDYLKKYASDSPKINHCLVLIRHLKSAEPSVLSRLSGAVKKLRMLGLRPIFIIPPSRHVSWDAETLDTLLTNSRLRPIHLQSALFKAPDGSYTSLLSSQTRVFDSDALNLIPIIQPNVIEESTATVKCTDNVVEFVKNMLPKGGSPYIDKFFILNTVGGIPSDERRNNAHVFINLSQEYEQLAANLEEKVAAVSKREPDSEGLLDRLALHLKEDELNSLQNQYEEHLEDLKLMNVVLSRLSNKSTGLITTIGAASLTSDRKNPLLYNLLTDRSLISSSLPRFKNNPSYSDDGHCWYEISNESQEGDDATPREKNQEDAVLVTTVFKKGVHIKTFSYDTLTQFNSVGLPNKFYKKSEPADQHCDEGLKVNVTKLKQILDQSFGRSLDLEHYLNRINGRIASIIVIGDYEGIAILTNEGPPDNSFVYLDKFAVLPHLKGSLGISDIIFNLMFKYFPKELLWRSRSDNIVNKWYFQRSVGVLDLSIDLSNGNRKKSQFKLFYHGDPGANEDPFQNKDRLIEYATYIRDISPSWAK
- a CDS encoding uncharacterized protein (ancestral locus Anc_1.302), which gives rise to MTIGERRPSLLFDNYEEVHQKSANSALKEVIEKNRLKIPYKPEELSIDDLDMMPLSTSFDKQMLLGSPMYLDPEEQEEKHSMVMEDYAKHGSHSSQPIPSDCSTLYLSDAIDGKESFEALTEIRVKYILASTQDSVSNIKYDLDKMFLYPKPLPKFWKFDKDKRLNENQPDSSDDEQVGGPVKPGYYFPSPTEDQYMRQEELGVPKRLGRVHYTGELFELDHFKEKFEAHKRKYRRRVTALDYSNLPTFQEFRDDFLTLAEIARCSPLSEIAQKRIKYLVNKFDLFQHLNCKAEILENKRVPLRDFYNSRKVDRDYLLSGCATQRQLSEFIWEKLNVEPHRVVHKTYRGEKLTLSQVFEYGSGPGDPMAIGLKVIDDEFLKWYRNVYLITSHLIPSADAEKVLTGKELRFYLLAKIFLEFDNYLDGEYLAEIFILYCVHTLEKSKYQLAQISVDFQFYHPNEGSWWEKFSRWIIKWKLVSHNIRWNVRLSRVFTKLFHLERVGNFQDYLDLIFDPLFENEKGNNIGLDFFLMNVGCLDLVVSSTDDYLWQDFADINAVPRDWSAKGDNPPISYYMYYIFAQLARLNSMRYKKNLSTICLRNDCSTLLNRTSQAGSDLNFTDQFESLICNFMLCDAGLLQAEAICDSTPLITYLFYLCQIPVIASPLSSVSSVASQTSQEEVFTLLGDTHKKATRDITKEEQSTYTTNPFMNMFKMGMKVSLSSKSVLFNSSYTMEPMIEEYSVAASIYLLNAADLCELSRTSVLCSSYEGFYKAHWIGVGVRRRTPFQVDNVGYVNKWYDREVDTSARHNVPNIRRNYRRETWNQEWAFIREQLGQ
- the MRPL27 gene encoding mitochondrial 54S ribosomal protein mL41 (ancestral locus Anc_1.304) produces the protein MRITAVNYFRESPITLLTRPWKKFRDGTLFYGASKSGTKRTALTTKQGNKTMYKGTRSSGIGRHTRYGGYTIQWRKVRTFVTPKNYNIDLKPLVSHNVPELKHQFKGFSKGSLDSKLYFTKLREYIQNGRLQSDASDPKCYTERG